One genomic segment of Hordeum vulgare subsp. vulgare chromosome 2H, MorexV3_pseudomolecules_assembly, whole genome shotgun sequence includes these proteins:
- the LOC123426917 gene encoding amino acid transporter AVT1I-like — protein MAIGGAAPHDSSGELPGFEQPLLHAHGGLQAGKDPAAAHDHEAQCSPDAGGATSLRTCFNGLNALSGVGLLSIPYALAEGGWLSLVLLLLVAMVCCYTGQLLQTCMGASPDVRGYPDIGALAFGAKGRFAVSAFMYAELYLVAIGFLILEGDNLDKLFPGTSLSLGGVLVLSGKHLFIVLVSIVILPTTWLRNLGVLAYVSASGVLASVVLVFCVLWAAVVDGVGFQGKGTMLNVSGLPTALGLYTFCYCGHAIFPTLCNSMKEKDKFSKVLVICFVACTLNYGSMAILGYLMYGDDVESQVTLNLPEGKLSSKLAIYTALINPFSKYALMVTPVATAIEEKLLAGNKRSLNMLIRTFIVLSTVIVALTVPFFGHLMALVGSLLSVMASMLLPCICYLKIFGTARCSRAEVALIVMIIILGSLVAASGTYSSLQKIIHEF, from the exons ATGGCCATTGGCGGAGCGGCGCCGCACGACTCGTCTGGCGAGCTACCGGGCTTCGAGCAGCCACTCCTCCACGCGCACGGCGGCCTGCAGGCCGGCAAGGACCCCGCGGCGGCGCACGACCACGAGGCGCAGTGCTCGCCGGATGCCGGCGGCGCGACGTCCCTGCGCACATGCTTCAATGGCCTCAACGCCCTCTCCG GCGTGGGGCTGCTGTCCATCCCGTACGCGCTGGCGGAGGGCGGGTGGCTCAGCCtggtgctgctcctcctcgtcgccATGGTCTGCTGCTACACCGGCCAGCTCCTGCAGACGTGCATGGGCGCGTCGCCGGACGTGCGCGGCTACCCGGACATCGGCGCGCTAGCCTTCGGGGCCAAGGGCCGCTTCGCCGTCTCGGCCTTCATGTACGCCGAGCTCTACCTCGTCGCCATCGGGTTCTTGATACTGGAGGGGGACAACCTGGACAAGCTGTTCCCGGGCACCAGCCTCAGCCTCGGCGGCGTGCTCGTGCTCTCCGGCAAGCACCTCTTCATCGtgctcgtctccatcgtcatcctgCCCACCACCTGGCTGAGGAACCTGGGCGTGCTCGCCTACGTGTCGGCCAGCGGCGTGCTCGCGTCCGTCGTGCTGGTCTTCTGCGTGCTCTGGGCCGCGGTGGTCGACGGAGTCGGGTTTCAGGGGAAAGGGACCATGCTCAACGTCAGCGGCCTACCTACTGCGCTCGGCCTCTACACTTTCTGCTACTGCGGCCATGCCATATTCCCGACATTGTGCAATTCCATGAAGGAAAAGGACAAGTTCTCAAAG GTACTGGTCATATGCTTCGTCGCATGCACCCTCAACTACGGATCCATGGCCATATTGGGCTACCTCATGTACGGCGACGACGTTGAGTCTCAGGTGACCCTGAACCTCCCGGAGGGCAAGCTCAGCTCCAAGCTAGCAATCTACACGGCGCTGATCAACCCATTTTCAAAGTACGCTCTGATGGTGACCCCGGTGGCGACAGCGATCGAAGAGAAGCTGCTTGCCGGCAACAAGAGGTCCCTCAATATGCTGATCAGGACATTCATCGTCCTCAGCACGGTCATCGTGGCCCTCACCGTCCCCTTCTTCGGCCACCTCATGGCGCTCGTCGGCTCGCTCCTCAGCGTCATGGCGTCCATGTTGCTCCCGTGCATCTGCTACCTCAAAATCTTCGGCACGGCGAGGTGTAGCAGGGCTGAGGTCGCGCTGATCGTCATGATCATCATTCTCGGCTCCTTGGTTGCTGCAAGTGGGACTTACTCTTCTCTGCAGAAGATCATTCACGAGTTctga
- the LOC123426918 gene encoding uncharacterized protein LOC123426918, with protein sequence MNRNTTGLLLGCVGAAMTVLAYQQTVVSSTQCIGAGLAVLVCALCIKEGFFSF encoded by the coding sequence ATGAACCGGAACACGACCGGGCTTCTGCTCGGGTGCGTGGGCGCCGCCATGACGGTGCTGGCGTATCAGCAGACGGTGGTGTCCAGCACGCAGTGCATCGGCGCCGGGCTAGCCGTCCTGGTCTGCGCCCTCTGCATCAAGGAaggcttcttctccttctga